One Pelodiscus sinensis isolate JC-2024 chromosome 25, ASM4963464v1, whole genome shotgun sequence DNA window includes the following coding sequences:
- the ADPRS gene encoding ADP-ribosylhydrolase ARH3, with translation MAAALAGCSVGRVPARLPPARGRFRGCLAGALLGDCLGAAFEGRDAVRLPEVLRHVRGLEPAGGETLCYTDDTAMARCVARSLLAKGEFDEVDMARRFAEEHKKDPDRGYGMAVVKVFKKLLSPKCSDVFEPAREQFNGKGSYGNGGAMRVAGISLIYPDVQDVKKFAKLSAELTHANSLGYNGAILQALAVHLALQGELNGETFLEQLIGHMEDVEADDKSLADARAMGLQELPFSRRLKKIKEFLELSTVPKSDVLFELGNGIAALQSVPTAIYSFLRSMKSDPDIPDHYNNLQRVIIYCISLGGDTDTIATMAGAIAGAYYGEEQVPPCWEQSCEAFQETQVLADSLHELYCQRL, from the exons ATGGCGGCGGCGCTGGCGGGCTGCTCCGTGGGCCGGGTCCCCGCGCGGCTCCCGCCGGCCCGCGGCCGGTTCCGGGGCTGCCTGGCCGGGGCGCTGCTCGGGGACTGCCTGGGCGCCGCCTTCGAGGGCCGGGACGCGGTGCGGCTGCCCGAGGTGCTGCGCCACGTGCGCGGCCTGGAGCCGGCGGGCGGAG AAACGCTCTGTTACACAGATGACACAGCCATGGCGAGGTGTGTGGCGCGGTCCCTCTTAGCCAAGGGAGAGTTTGATGAAGTTGATATGGCCAGGAG ATTTGCAGAGGAACATAAGAAGGACCCAGATCGGGGCTACGGGATGGCAGTTGTCAAAGTGTTCAAGAAACTTCTGAGCCCCAAATGCAGTGATGTCTTTGAGCCTGCCCGAGAGCAGTTCAATGGGAAAGGCTCCTACGGGAACGGTGGTGCCATGAGGGTAGCAGGCATTTCACTGATTTACCCTGATGTTCAGGATGTGAAAAAG TTTGCAAAGCTCAGTGCTGAGCTGACCCATGCCAACTCGCTGGGCTACAACGGAGCCATCCTGCAGGCTCTGGCAGTGCACCTCGCCCTGCAGGGAGAGCTCAATGGGGAGACCTTCCTGGAGCAGCTGATCGGCCACATGGAAGATGTGGAGGCAGATGATAAATCTTTGGCTGATGCCCGAGC GATGGGGTTACAGGAATTGCCGTTTTCAAGGCGTCTTAAGAAGATAAAGGAATTTTTGGAGCTTAGCACCGTTCCAAAGTCCGACGTATTGTTTGAGTTAG GCAATGGCATTGCTGCTCTGCAGTCTGTCCCCACTGCGATTTACTCCTTCTTGCGCTCCATGAAATCGGACCCAGATATTCCTGATCACTACAACAATCTACAGAGGGTCATCATCTACTGTATTTCGCTGGGAGGAGACACAGATACCATAGCTACCATGGCGGGAGCCATTGCAGGAGCTTATTATGGGGAGGAGCAGGTACCCCcatgctgggagcagagctgcgaAGCTTTCCAAGAGACACAGGTGCTGGCAGATAGCTTGCATGAACTTTACTGCCAACGACTTTGA
- the COL8A2 gene encoding collagen alpha-2(VIII) chain yields the protein MLSGAVSLLLLVAGIRSVSGGGAGGGGYGQVKYMQPMVKGPLGPPFREGKGQYLDMSPLLPMDLKGEPGPPGKPGPRGPPGPPGYPGKPGTGKPGLHGQPGPAGPPGFSGIGKPGIPGLPGKAGMKGMPGPKGEPGLRGEQGQRGLPGPPGLPGPAGISVNGKPGTQGAPGLPGFRGEPGPKGESGPRGERGLKGENGVGKPGFPGPRGNGGPPGPAGPPGPNGIGKPGLDGLTGAPGGKGDLGPPGVPGINGEPGPMGPRGPPGIDGIGIPGVGGLPGMQGPVGPKGEPGIRGLPGLPGPAGYGKPGLPGLKGDRGQPGMPGVIGDKGEPGIDGEAGEQGPQGVIGPPGVPGSMGLPGKHGLPGLKGEVGLPGPPGIPGMRGDQGPNGFAGKPGVPGERGLPGSQGPPGPLGPKGESGFSGLPGVPGLTGSVGPKGDGGIPGQPGLRGPSGIPGLQGPSGPMGPQGLPGLKGEPGLPGLPGEGKVGEPGLMGPIGPPGIPGTPGLNGPPGLPGPPGPPGAPGAFDETGIAGLHLPDGGVEGAVLGNGKPGKPQYGRGELSARLAPAFTAILTSPFPASGMPVKFDRTLYNGHNSYNPATGIFTCPISGIYYFAYHVHVKGTNVWVALYKNNVPATYTYDEYKKGYLDQASGSAVLELKENDQVWVQMPSDQANGLYSTEYIHSSFSGFLLCPT from the exons ATGCTCTCCGGCGCTGTCTCACTGCTGCTGCTTGTGGCTGGCATCCGCTCGGTGTCGGGAGGAGGTGCTGGCGGTGGAGGATACGGGCAAGTGAAATACATGCAGCCCATGGTGAAAGGGCCCCTGGGGCCCCCATTCCGGGAAGGCAAAGGGCAGTATCTTG ACATGTCACCGCTCCTGCCGATGGATCTCAAAGGAGAGCCAGGACCCCCAGGAAAGCCAGGCCCAAGAGGACCTCCAGGCCCCCCTGGATATCCAGGAAAACCAGGCACTGGGAAACCCGGACTTCatggccagccaggccctgctggaCCCCCAGGATTTTCTGGTATTGGCAAACCAGGGATCCCAGGGCTTCCAGGAAAGGCAGGTATGAAAGGGATGCCCGGCCCCAAAGGTGAGCCCGGCCTGAGAGGCGAGCAAGGCCAGCGAGGGTTACCTGGCCCGCCAGGCTTGCCTGGGCCAGCAGGCATCTCAGTCAACGGGAAACCAGGCACGCAGGGTGCTCCAGGCCTACCAGGATTTAGGGGTGAGCCTGGGCCAAAAGGGGAGTCAGGGCCTCGTGGGGAGCGTGGCTTAAAGGGTGAAAATGGGGTTGGGAAGCCAGGTTTTCCAGGCCCCAGAGGAAATGgaggcccccccggccctgctgggccTCCAGGGCCAAACGGCATTGGGAAACCAGGCCTTGATGGCTTGACAGGTGCTCCAGGAGGGAAAGGCGACTTGGGTCCACCTGGCGTCCCTGGGATCAATGGGGAACCGGGGCCAATGGGGCCGCGGGGCCCGCCGGGCATTGATGGGATAGGCATcccgggggtgggagggctgcctGGGATGCAAGGCCCTGTGGGGCCAAAAGGAGAACCTGGTATCCGGGGCCTTCCCGGGTTACCTGGGCCCGCAGGCTATGGGAAACCAGGCTTGCCAGGCTTAAAAGGCGATCGTGGGCAACCAGGGATGCCAGGAGTCATTGGCGACAAAGGGGAACCAGGCATAGATGGGGAAGCAGGTGAGCAGGGCCCGCAGGGGGTCATTGGGCCCCCTGGGGTGCCAGGCTCCATGGGCTTGCCAGGAAAACACGGGCTGCCAGGCCTCAAAGGGGAGGTTGGGCTGCCTGGGCCCCCTGGAATACCAGGGATGCGCGGAGACCAAGGGCCCAACGGGTTTGCTGGGAAACCAGGGGTGCCTGGCGAGAGAGGTTTGCCTGGGTCACAGGGACCCCCTGGGCCCCTGGGCCCAAAAGGAGAATCAGGGTTCTCAGGGCTCCCCGGGGTGCCCGGCTTAACAGGTAGTGTGGGACCAAAGGGAGACGGGGGGATTCCAGGCCAGCCAGGCCTCCGGGGCCCCTCTGGGATTCCAGGCCTACAAGGCCCTTCCGGGCCCATGGGGCCACAAGGCTTACCAGGGCTGAAGGGGGAACCTGGCCTTCCCGGCCTGCCCGGTGAGGGGAAGGTAGGAGAGCCTGGCCTGATGGGACCCATTGGCCCACCTGGAATACCAGGGACACCTGGATTAAACGGGCCCCCAGGACTACCAGGGCCGCCTGGCCCCCCTGGGGCACCAGGGGCGTTCGACGAGACGGGCATTGCTGGGCTGCACCTGCCGGACGGAGGCGTGGAAGGAGCGGTGCTGGGGAATGGCAAGCCTGGGAAGCCACAGTACGGCAGAGGGGAGCTCTCTGCCCGGCTAGCACCTGCTTTCACGGCCATCCtgacctcccccttcccagcctctggcatgcCCGTCAAATTCGACAGGACTTTGTACAACGGGCACAACAGCTACAATCCAGCCACTGGGATATTCACCTGCCCCATCTCCGGCATCTATTACTTTGCCTACCACGTGCATGTCAAAGGGACTAATGTGTGGGTGGCGCTTTATAAGAACAACGTGCCTGCCACCTACACCTACGACGAGTACAAAAAAGGCTACCTGGACCAAGCCTCAGGCAGCGCAGTGCTTGAACTGAAAGAGAATGACCAAGTCTGGGTCCAAATGCCCTCGGACCAAGCCAATGGGCTGTATTCCACAGAATACATCCACTCTTCCTTCTCCGGCTTCCTGCTTTGCCCCACATAA